The Gemmobacter aquarius genome contains the following window.
GGCGCCAAGGTCCTGCAAACCCGCTCGGTCGAACTGGCCATGCGCTACAACGTCCGCCTGCGCGTGCTCTCCTCCTTCGAGGATACCGACGAAAACTCTGGAACCCTGGTCTGCGACGAGGATGAAATCATGGAATCGAAAGTCGTCTCCGGCGTGGCCTATTCCCGCGACGAAGCAAAAATGACCCTCGTCACGGTCGAGGACCGCCCCGGCGTCGCCTCGGCCATCTTCGGCCCCCTCGCCGAAGCAGGGGTGAACGTGGACATGATCGTCCAGAACATTTCCGAAAAGAACTACGCAGGCCACGCGGGCGCCGTGACCGACATGACCTTCTCGGTCCCGACCAATCAGGTCGCACGCGCCAAAAAGGCGATGGAAGACGCCCAGGCCGCAGGCCACATCAAATACGATGATCTCAACGTCGACACCGATGTCGCCAAGGTCTCGGTCGTCGGTATCGGCATGCGGTCGCATGCAGGCGTCGCCGCCAAGATGTTCGCGGCACTCGCTGCCGAAAACGTCAACATCAAGGTCATCGCCACCTCGGAAATCAAGATCTCCGTCCTGATCGACCGCAAATACATGGAACTCGCCGTGCAAGCCCTGCACGACGCCTTCGAACTCGACAAGGCCGGCGCCTGATCCTGCCGTAGGGTGGGTGGTTCCCTGCGGCACGCAGGGGTTCACCCACCACCGACAAGCAAAACCGCGCCTCCGTTGCCGCGTATCTGCAAAAGGCCATCGCCTTTGCCGTGTGACGCGGCGTCCGCCATCCAGCCGGTGGCCCAAAGCAACCGGCCAGCGCCCGACCCGCCCATGGCGGGCGCTCCCCGCTCCGGTCCCCACACCGGTCCCCGCATTCCCGCGACCAAGCCCGTTCACCTTCCCGCCCTGATGTGCTTTAACCATCAGGCACCCCCCAGCAATCGGGCCAAAGATCATGCCGGAACGGACCGAAAGCGACAGCCGCAAACTCCTCCGCCGCCTGCGCGACACGCTGGCAACCCCCGGCAAGGGGCAGGACCGGCTCGACAGCATCACCCATCTGATCGCCGACAGCATGGGCACCGAGGTGTGCTCGATCTACCTGTTCCGCGATGCCGACACGCTGGAACTCTGCGCCACCGAAGGGCTCAAACCCGAATCCGTCCACCAGACCCGCATGAAACTGGGCGAAGGCCTGGTGGGCCGCGTCGCCCGCACCGGCCTACCCGTCAACACCGCCAATGCCCCGCAGGAAAAGGGCTTCCGGTACATGCCCGAAACCGGCGAAGAGATTTACTCCTCCTTCCTCGGCGTCCCGATCCAGCGCGTCGGCGAAAAGCTCGGCGTCCTCGTCGTGCAATCCAGAACCGCCCGCGAATTTTCCGAAGATGAAATCTACGCCCTCGAAGTCGTGGCCATGGTGCTGGCCGAAATGACCGAACTCGGCCTCTTTGCGGGCGATGTCGACGGCATGCGCGCGTTGCACAAACAGCCTGTGATGATAAGGGGCGGCACGGGTCAGGAAGGCGCCGCCGAAGGCCGCGTCTGGCTCCACGAAGCCCGCGTGGTGGTGACAAACCCCGTCGCCGACGACCCGCTCACCGAAATCGACCGCATCCGCGCCGCGGTGGGCCAGTTGCGCGTCTCGGTCGATGACCTTCTGGCCGCCGAAAGCCTCGACAAAGACCAGAAACAGGTGCTCGAAGCCTACCGCATGTTCGCCCATTCGCGCGGCTGGCTCAAGCGGATGGAGGATGACATCGCGCGCGGTCTCTCCGCCGAAGCCGCTGTGGAAAAGGAACAATCCGCCACCCGCGCGCGGCTGGAACAGGTGCCCGACGCCTACCTGCGCGAACGCCTGCACGACCTCGACGACCTGTCGAACCGCCTGCTCCGCATCCTCACCGGCCAAGGCCACGACACCGGCGCCGAGATGCCTGAAAACCCGGTGCTGGTCGCCCGCAACATCGGCCCCGCCGAACTGCTGGAATATGGCCGCAAGCTGAAAGGTGTGGTGCTGGAAGAAGGCTCCGTCGGCTCCCACGCCGCCATCGTCGCCCGCGCCCTTGCCATCCCGCTTGTGATCCACGCCGGCCGCATCGTGACCGAGGCGCTCAACGGCGACCCGATCCTCGTCGATGGCGACCAAGGCATCGTCCACCTCCGCCCCGAAGAAACCGTCGCCCGCGCCTTCCGCGACAAGATCGCCATGCAGGCCGCCGCCCAGCAGCGTTTCGCCAGCCTGCGCGGCCTGCCCGCGCTGTCGAAATGCGGCACCGTGACGAACCTGTTGATGAACGCAGGCCTGATGGCCGACCTGCCCAGCCTCGAAGGCTCGGGCGCCGAAGGCGTCGGCCTCTTCCGGACCGAGCTGCAATTCCTCGTCCGCAACAAGATGCCGCAACGCGCCGAACTCGCCGCCCTCTATGCCCGCGTCATGGACGCCGCCAAGGGCAAACGCGTCGCCTTCCGCACCCTCGACATCGGGTCCGACAAGGTGCTGCCCTACATGAAGCCGCAAGACGAACCCAACCCCGCCATGGGCTGGCGCGCGATCCGCGTCGGCCTCGACAAGCCGGGCGTGCTGCGGATGCAGATACAGGCGCTGATCCGCGCCTCGAACGGGCGGCCGCTGACGGTCATGTTCCCCTTCATCTCGGAACACGGCGAATTCACCGCAGCGCGTGACGTGGTCATGGCCGAACTCGACCGCGAAGCCGCCATGGGCCACCCCGTGCCCGCCAGCATCGAAGTCGGCGCGATGCTGGAAACCCCCAGCCTCGCCTACGCGCCCCGCGCCTTTTTCGACCTCACCGATTTCGTCTCGATCGGCGGCAACGACCTCAAGCAATTCTTCTTCGCCGCCGACCGCGAGAACGAACGCGTGCGCCGCCGCTACGACACGCTGAACGTGTCCTTCCTGCGCTTTCTCGACCACATCATCGCCCGCTGCGCCGAAACCGGAACGCCGCTATCCTTCTGCGGCGAGGATGCGGGCCGCCCCGTCGAGGCAATGGCTTTCGCCGCCCGCGGCCTCCGCACCCTGTCGATGCGCCCCGCATCCATCGGCCCGATCAAATCGCTCTTGCGCCGCGTCGACCTGACCCAAGCGAACGAAGTGATCGACAAGGCCATGGCAACCGGCGCCGAATCCGTCCGCCCCGCCCTGATGGACTGGCTTGCCACCCAACCCGAGTAAAACCGCCACCCCGAATTTTCTGCGAAAATTCGCGCCCTTCCGTCCGGCGCGGCACTCGACGGCAAGCGATGCAGGGGGCTTTC
Protein-coding sequences here:
- a CDS encoding aspartate kinase, with the translated sequence MPLLVMKFGGTSVADLARIKNAAAKVKREVERGYDVIVIVSAMSGKTNELVGWVEATSPLYDAREYDAVVSSGENVTAGLMALTLQEMDVPARSWQGWQVPIQTTSAHASARFIDIPRANIDAKFAEGFKVAVVAGFQGVSPEGRITTLGRGGSDTTAVAFAAAFSAERCDIYTDVDGVYTTDPRITDKARKLPKIAFEEMLELASLGAKVLQTRSVELAMRYNVRLRVLSSFEDTDENSGTLVCDEDEIMESKVVSGVAYSRDEAKMTLVTVEDRPGVASAIFGPLAEAGVNVDMIVQNISEKNYAGHAGAVTDMTFSVPTNQVARAKKAMEDAQAAGHIKYDDLNVDTDVAKVSVVGIGMRSHAGVAAKMFAALAAENVNIKVIATSEIKISVLIDRKYMELAVQALHDAFELDKAGA
- the ptsP gene encoding phosphoenolpyruvate--protein phosphotransferase; translated protein: MPERTESDSRKLLRRLRDTLATPGKGQDRLDSITHLIADSMGTEVCSIYLFRDADTLELCATEGLKPESVHQTRMKLGEGLVGRVARTGLPVNTANAPQEKGFRYMPETGEEIYSSFLGVPIQRVGEKLGVLVVQSRTAREFSEDEIYALEVVAMVLAEMTELGLFAGDVDGMRALHKQPVMIRGGTGQEGAAEGRVWLHEARVVVTNPVADDPLTEIDRIRAAVGQLRVSVDDLLAAESLDKDQKQVLEAYRMFAHSRGWLKRMEDDIARGLSAEAAVEKEQSATRARLEQVPDAYLRERLHDLDDLSNRLLRILTGQGHDTGAEMPENPVLVARNIGPAELLEYGRKLKGVVLEEGSVGSHAAIVARALAIPLVIHAGRIVTEALNGDPILVDGDQGIVHLRPEETVARAFRDKIAMQAAAQQRFASLRGLPALSKCGTVTNLLMNAGLMADLPSLEGSGAEGVGLFRTELQFLVRNKMPQRAELAALYARVMDAAKGKRVAFRTLDIGSDKVLPYMKPQDEPNPAMGWRAIRVGLDKPGVLRMQIQALIRASNGRPLTVMFPFISEHGEFTAARDVVMAELDREAAMGHPVPASIEVGAMLETPSLAYAPRAFFDLTDFVSIGGNDLKQFFFAADRENERVRRRYDTLNVSFLRFLDHIIARCAETGTPLSFCGEDAGRPVEAMAFAARGLRTLSMRPASIGPIKSLLRRVDLTQANEVIDKAMATGAESVRPALMDWLATQPE